From one uncultured Bacteroides sp. genomic stretch:
- a CDS encoding DUF4248 domain-containing protein has product MKEDEKFAVRSYSKSDLAHLYNPNMPLISAMRKLRCWIQRNEDLYEKLYCGKEGKNDHYYTRRQVELIVTYLGEP; this is encoded by the coding sequence ATGAAAGAAGACGAAAAATTTGCTGTCCGCTCTTATAGTAAGTCCGACTTGGCACACCTGTACAACCCCAACATGCCTTTGATTTCGGCCATGCGGAAACTGCGCTGCTGGATTCAGCGAAACGAAGATCTCTACGAGAAATTGTATTGTGGAAAGGAGGGTAAGAATGATCATTACTATACCCGCCGGCAGGTAGAACTTATTGTAACTTATTTGGGAGAGCCTTGA